In Methanomicrobium antiquum, one DNA window encodes the following:
- a CDS encoding thiolase domain-containing protein, translating into MREVAVVGIGLTEFGEKWDSSFRELCVEAGAKAIEDAGMDGDQIQEMFVGNMSGGRFVLQEHIGALIADYSGLATNHIPSTRTEAACASGGLAFRQAVNTIASGSQDIVIAAGVEKMTDVSGGETTDALAGAADREWEGMYGVTFPGLYAMIAVDYMHKYGLTREQLAQVAVKNHYNGARNPIAQYRKEITVDAVMKSTLVADPLRLLDCSPVTDGAAAVILCSMEKAKEFTDCPIKVLASTQATDTISLHDRRDISTLDATIAAADRAFKMAKLEREDIDLVEVHDCFTIAELCAIEDMGFCKKGEAGKFTEEGETALGGKLPVNTSGGLKACGHPVGATGIKQVCEVVAQLRGEAGKRQIDGAEIGMTHNVGGTGATVVTNIFRRA; encoded by the coding sequence ATGAGAGAAGTAGCAGTAGTTGGAATAGGCCTTACAGAGTTTGGAGAGAAATGGGATTCCTCATTTAGAGAACTCTGTGTAGAGGCAGGTGCAAAGGCAATTGAAGATGCAGGAATGGACGGCGACCAGATACAGGAGATGTTTGTCGGAAATATGAGTGGAGGCCGTTTTGTTCTCCAGGAACACATTGGCGCACTCATTGCAGACTATTCAGGTCTTGCAACAAATCATATACCCTCAACAAGAACTGAGGCCGCATGTGCATCAGGAGGTCTTGCATTCAGGCAGGCTGTCAATACAATTGCGTCAGGCTCGCAGGATATTGTTATTGCAGCAGGTGTTGAGAAGATGACAGATGTCTCCGGTGGTGAGACAACAGATGCACTTGCAGGCGCAGCCGACAGAGAGTGGGAAGGAATGTATGGTGTAACATTCCCCGGACTTTATGCAATGATAGCTGTTGACTATATGCACAAATACGGCTTAACACGCGAACAGCTTGCACAGGTAGCTGTTAAAAACCACTACAACGGCGCAAGAAACCCGATTGCACAGTACAGAAAAGAGATTACAGTCGATGCTGTTATGAAATCAACACTTGTTGCAGATCCGCTTCGCCTTTTGGACTGCTCACCGGTAACAGACGGTGCCGCCGCAGTAATTCTCTGCTCTATGGAAAAAGCAAAGGAGTTTACTGACTGTCCAATAAAAGTCCTTGCATCAACACAGGCGACTGATACAATCTCTCTTCACGACAGACGTGATATCAGCACACTTGATGCAACCATTGCCGCGGCTGACAGGGCATTTAAGATGGCAAAGCTTGAAAGAGAAGATATTGACCTTGTTGAGGTGCATGACTGCTTTACAATTGCAGAACTCTGTGCAATAGAGGACATGGGATTCTGCAAAAAAGGAGAGGCTGGAAAATTTACAGAGGAAGGAGAGACAGCACTCGGCGGAAAACTTCCTGTGAACACAAGTGGCGGACTTAAGGCATGCGGACATCCGGTTGGTGCTACAGGAATCAAACAGGTCTGCGAGGTTGTCGCACAGCTTCGCGGAGAAGCAGGAAAGAGGCAGATTGACGGAGCAGAAATTGGTATGACACACAATGTCGGAGGTACCGGTGCAACTGTTGTCACAAATATATTCAGGAGGGCCTGA
- a CDS encoding Zn-ribbon domain-containing OB-fold protein: protein MSVPRFWRKQHSRYNLIGTKCETCGKYFFPPRTLCPTCRREGKIVEHKFKGTGKVVTFSIIRTASEEYSLQTPFPVAIIELDEGTRLTAQVICDIDKIYIGMPVKPTFRKITAEGESGVIVYGTKFIPA, encoded by the coding sequence ATGTCAGTTCCACGATTCTGGAGAAAACAGCACAGCCGCTATAATCTTATCGGTACAAAATGTGAGACATGCGGTAAATATTTCTTCCCGCCAAGAACACTTTGTCCCACATGCAGAAGAGAGGGTAAAATTGTTGAGCACAAATTCAAAGGCACAGGAAAGGTTGTCACATTTTCAATAATCCGAACGGCAAGTGAAGAATATAGTCTTCAGACACCTTTTCCAGTCGCAATTATAGAGCTTGATGAAGGAACAAGACTTACAGCACAGGTAATCTGTGATATTGATAAAATATACATTGGAATGCCTGTCAAACCTACATTCAGAAAGATTACCGCCGAAGGAGAAAGCGGCGTTATTGTCTACGGAACGAAATTTATTCCTGCCTGA
- a CDS encoding TspO/MBR family protein, which yields MKINEIKSPVTLIASVILCNLAGGIGGLFTKTGPDTWYAGLVKPWFLPPSIAFPIAWTILYTLMGIVLYLLWTEDKTTAQVKIALGFFAIQFVLNITWSYAFFGLENPLYGVIVIVFLWIFILETIITSFRVNKNAGYLLVPYIAWVSFAAILNTAILILNPVVF from the coding sequence ATGAAAATAAATGAAATTAAAAGTCCGGTAACTTTGATCGCATCTGTAATTTTATGCAACCTTGCCGGAGGTATTGGGGGACTTTTTACAAAAACCGGTCCGGATACATGGTATGCAGGACTTGTTAAACCATGGTTTTTGCCGCCTTCTATTGCATTTCCAATAGCCTGGACTATTCTTTATACTCTGATGGGTATTGTCCTTTATCTTTTGTGGACGGAGGATAAAACAACAGCCCAGGTCAAAATCGCGCTTGGATTTTTTGCAATCCAGTTTGTATTGAATATTACATGGTCATATGCCTTCTTTGGCCTTGAAAACCCGCTCTATGGTGTCATAGTAATAGTATTCCTGTGGATATTCATTTTGGAAACAATAATTACATCATTCAGGGTCAATAAAAACGCAGGGTATCTTTTAGTACCATATATTGCCTGGGTTTCATTTGCCGCAATCCTGAATACTGCAATTTTAATATTAAATCCGGTAGTGTTCTAA
- a CDS encoding mechanosensitive ion channel family protein — protein MAEEIAVNVTNMNGYLDILQHQSFEQIITALLVLIIGYIVVKILISQVTKIGERGLNIPALTMLQITRAIKIFLYFIIIMTALGILGFDVSGLMISIAAGISIILGFGLQDTVNNIASGVWISASRAYDLDDEVIIAGESGVVKNVSIMATELKKLDNTRVLVPNAKVWNSPITNVTRMDKKMIVADYGVGYETNINDAIKVALDVAQSNPKLHKDPEPIVRFREMADSAVILQLRVWVDTDDYYPAKSDVLKALFEKLGEAGINIPFPQRDIHIIETKKEEMPKKL, from the coding sequence TTGGCAGAAGAAATAGCGGTTAATGTTACTAATATGAATGGATATCTGGATATCCTCCAGCACCAGTCTTTTGAACAGATTATAACAGCTCTTCTGGTTTTAATAATCGGATATATCGTTGTAAAAATTCTGATAAGTCAGGTGACAAAGATTGGTGAGAGAGGGCTTAATATTCCGGCTCTTACAATGCTTCAGATTACAAGGGCTATTAAGATATTTCTATACTTCATTATCATAATGACAGCCCTTGGAATCCTCGGTTTTGACGTCAGCGGACTTATGATAAGTATCGCCGCCGGTATTTCAATAATATTGGGTTTTGGTCTTCAGGATACTGTAAACAATATTGCATCAGGGGTGTGGATATCAGCCTCACGTGCATATGACCTTGATGATGAGGTAATAATTGCAGGTGAATCGGGAGTTGTCAAAAATGTCAGTATAATGGCAACAGAACTTAAAAAGCTTGACAATACCAGAGTTTTAGTGCCTAACGCCAAAGTATGGAACAGTCCTATTACAAATGTCACAAGAATGGACAAAAAGATGATAGTTGCAGATTACGGTGTTGGTTATGAGACAAATATTAATGATGCAATTAAAGTTGCACTTGATGTTGCACAGAGTAATCCAAAGCTTCACAAGGACCCTGAACCTATTGTCAGATTTAGGGAGATGGCTGACTCTGCAGTAATTCTTCAGCTTCGGGTATGGGTTGATACTGACGATTATTACCCTGCAAAATCAGATGTTTTAAAGGCTTTATTTGAAAAGCTTGGAGAAGCAGGAATCAATATTCCATTCCCGCAGAGAGATATTCATATAATAGAGACTAAAAAAGAAGAAATGCCAAAAAAACTTTGA
- a CDS encoding class I SAM-dependent methyltransferase, whose protein sequence is MSEKQWGIKVIKSEGEATRRRLINSGLFDSRLKPHSEGDFLVFPVKNEDKSDGEFFFEKRTEKREPARHELIGGIAVMQEDNPSEAYYLLNSRPVIHTVIYPETPVSGEYRTKDFKVLAGKNTTKTNYVEYNNRFVIDLSVAYFSARLANERQRIVGLMKEKERVLDMFAGVGPFPIILSDKASVIYAGDINPGAVCLMRENIALNRKKNIIPMLADALSLGKILKSHSFDRIIMNLPMTSSEFLDVAFLLCKKGGTIHYYTLQSEEGEMLDILRKYTSGKISERIVRSYSPHQHHAVYDICCE, encoded by the coding sequence ATGTCTGAAAAGCAGTGGGGAATTAAGGTAATCAAATCAGAAGGTGAGGCAACCCGCCGGAGGCTGATAAATTCAGGTCTTTTTGACAGCAGGCTAAAACCCCATTCAGAAGGGGATTTTTTGGTGTTTCCGGTTAAAAACGAAGATAAATCAGATGGAGAATTTTTCTTTGAAAAAAGAACTGAAAAAAGAGAGCCTGCACGCCATGAATTAATTGGCGGAATTGCAGTGATGCAGGAGGATAATCCATCAGAAGCTTATTATCTGCTTAATTCCCGTCCTGTAATTCACACTGTTATTTATCCTGAAACGCCGGTATCCGGTGAATATCGAACAAAGGACTTTAAAGTTCTTGCTGGAAAAAATACCACAAAGACAAATTATGTTGAGTACAATAACCGGTTTGTAATTGATTTATCTGTTGCTTACTTTTCTGCCAGGCTTGCAAACGAACGTCAAAGAATTGTCGGGCTTATGAAAGAGAAAGAACGGGTTCTTGATATGTTTGCAGGTGTTGGTCCGTTTCCAATAATTCTCTCTGATAAAGCGTCTGTAATATATGCCGGCGACATAAATCCCGGAGCAGTTTGTCTGATGCGGGAAAATATTGCTCTAAACCGGAAAAAAAACATAATTCCTATGCTTGCAGATGCACTGTCGCTTGGAAAAATCCTGAAATCTCATTCCTTTGACAGAATTATAATGAACCTGCCGATGACATCATCTGAATTTCTGGATGTCGCATTTTTGCTCTGCAAAAAGGGCGGAACAATTCATTACTATACTCTCCAGTCAGAAGAAGGTGAGATGCTGGATATTCTTCGAAAGTACACATCCGGTAAGATTTCAGAGAGAATTGTCCGGTCATATTCTCCTCATCAGCACCATGCTGTATATGACATCTGCTGTGAATAG
- the hmgA gene encoding hydroxymethylglutaryl-CoA reductase (NADPH), whose amino-acid sequence MEDYIGKLKDGTIKIHALENEMPVEEAVSVRRAFIEEETGCKFEKVSGFTIDIERAARKNCENMIGTVQIPLGIAGKLKVNGEYADSEYYIPLATTEGALIASINRGCKAITKAGGADVRIQRDGMTRAPVFSARDVIHAGNIIKWIDANTETLKEIAQSTTSHGKLTGITCFLTGTNVYVRIEFFTGDAMGMNMVTIASEKISEKICEETGAVLVALSGNMCTDKKPAAINLILGRGKTVSAGVFLSDDMIKEVFKTDAKTLMEVNNRKNLVGSARAGALGFNAHAANVIAAIFLACGQDPAHVVEGSNTITTVDQMEKGVYVSVTLPSLQVGTVGGGTGLDTQRECLSLLGCSGGGEVSGNNSRKLAEIIASAVLAGELSLIGALGAGHLARAHKTLGR is encoded by the coding sequence ATGGAAGATTATATCGGAAAGCTAAAGGACGGCACAATCAAAATTCACGCCCTTGAAAACGAAATGCCGGTTGAAGAGGCAGTTTCTGTAAGAAGAGCGTTTATAGAAGAAGAGACAGGATGCAAATTTGAGAAGGTTTCAGGATTTACTATTGATATTGAGCGTGCGGCACGAAAAAACTGTGAGAATATGATTGGTACTGTCCAGATACCTCTTGGGATTGCCGGAAAACTGAAAGTTAACGGAGAATATGCAGATAGTGAGTATTATATTCCGCTTGCAACTACAGAAGGGGCACTAATTGCATCAATAAACAGGGGTTGCAAGGCAATAACAAAAGCAGGCGGCGCTGATGTCAGAATCCAGCGTGACGGAATGACAAGAGCCCCTGTTTTTTCTGCAAGAGATGTGATTCATGCAGGCAATATCATAAAATGGATTGATGCAAACACAGAAACCTTAAAAGAGATCGCACAATCCACAACATCGCATGGAAAACTCACAGGAATTACCTGTTTTTTGACAGGAACAAATGTATATGTAAGAATTGAATTTTTCACCGGAGATGCAATGGGAATGAATATGGTGACAATTGCATCAGAGAAGATTTCAGAGAAAATTTGTGAGGAGACAGGCGCTGTTTTAGTTGCTCTTTCCGGGAATATGTGCACTGATAAAAAACCGGCGGCAATTAACCTTATTCTTGGAAGGGGAAAGACAGTCTCGGCAGGTGTTTTTCTCTCAGACGACATGATAAAAGAGGTCTTTAAAACCGATGCGAAGACATTAATGGAGGTTAACAACCGTAAAAATCTTGTGGGATCTGCCCGTGCAGGAGCACTTGGTTTCAATGCACACGCGGCAAATGTCATTGCGGCAATTTTCCTTGCATGCGGTCAGGATCCGGCCCATGTTGTTGAAGGTTCAAATACAATAACAACCGTTGATCAGATGGAAAAGGGTGTTTATGTATCAGTCACCCTTCCGTCTTTACAGGTAGGAACAGTCGGCGGAGGAACAGGCCTTGATACCCAGAGAGAATGTTTGTCACTTCTTGGATGTTCGGGCGGAGGTGAGGTTTCCGGGAACAATTCAAGAAAACTGGCTGAAATAATAGCATCAGCCGTTTTGGCAGGAGAACTTTCTTTAATAGGAGCACTCGGTGCAGGACACCTTGCAAGAGCTCATAAAACGCTTGGCAGGTAA
- the rimI gene encoding ribosomal protein S18-alanine N-acetyltransferase, protein MIDGDIVIRRAKKADVCEIAVIENQVFKDPWGESGFVDALFYYPGTFFVAEKNGHIVGFVTAGIEDTGSCVYGHIMNLAVIPECRNSGIGAKLLQRIEYECLVMGVDGVSLEVRVSNIDAQNFYLNRNYSQVFVIGNYYKDGEDAILMMKWFEQDD, encoded by the coding sequence ATGATAGACGGGGATATTGTAATAAGGCGTGCTAAAAAAGCGGATGTCTGTGAGATTGCAGTAATTGAAAACCAGGTCTTTAAAGATCCATGGGGTGAATCCGGTTTTGTTGATGCACTTTTTTATTATCCGGGTACATTTTTTGTTGCAGAAAAAAACGGGCATATTGTAGGTTTTGTCACCGCCGGAATTGAGGATACAGGCAGTTGTGTTTACGGTCATATCATGAATCTTGCAGTAATTCCTGAATGCAGAAACAGCGGTATTGGTGCAAAATTACTTCAGAGAATTGAATATGAGTGCCTTGTAATGGGTGTTGATGGTGTTTCGCTTGAAGTAAGGGTGTCTAATATTGATGCCCAGAACTTTTATTTAAACAGAAATTATTCACAGGTATTTGTCATAGGAAATTACTACAAAGACGGTGAAGATGCAATTTTGATGATGAAGTGGTTTGAGCAGGATGACTGA
- a CDS encoding DUF1015 domain-containing protein — protein MVKIFSFPAIRPEADKAGDTASVPYDVVSTEEARECIEKNPLSFMKVIRSEATMPGVSPKDPIVYETARKNLENMIQSGQLIKDDEPGIYVYRVKNGENIYTGFVANVSVKDYEENKIKRHELTRYDKEEDRTTHIDTTNANTGLVVLLYRDHDGIFHYVESLIQENSPDGVSKTDTGVVHEIFRISDEKVIAKIISMFDKVDALYIADGHHRAKSSVNVAQKRRGEKRSTDESERFMAVIFAENRVKIHGYSRLVTDIGEYSQEAFLEALSKTYTIKPYGEIDETVFRIPPLKEPKEPVHVFHMYMGKKWYELSAPVKNPEDVIASLDVSVLQKTVMEDLLGINDPRGDERLQYLGGSRPLSDLKIRVDSGSFAVAFSMQPVKVETVLKIADIGEIMPPKSTWFEPKVLSGLTIHTLD, from the coding sequence ATGGTAAAAATCTTCAGTTTTCCGGCAATTAGGCCAGAGGCAGACAAAGCAGGCGATACTGCATCAGTCCCATACGATGTTGTAAGCACAGAAGAAGCACGAGAATGCATAGAAAAAAATCCTTTGAGCTTCATGAAAGTTATACGTTCAGAGGCAACAATGCCCGGCGTTTCACCAAAAGATCCAATTGTCTATGAAACAGCCAGGAAAAATTTAGAGAACATGATACAATCCGGGCAGTTAATAAAAGATGATGAGCCCGGAATTTATGTTTACAGAGTAAAAAACGGCGAAAATATCTATACAGGATTTGTTGCAAACGTCTCTGTAAAAGACTATGAGGAAAACAAAATAAAACGCCACGAACTAACCCGATATGACAAAGAAGAGGACAGAACAACCCACATAGATACAACAAATGCAAACACAGGTCTTGTCGTTTTACTCTACCGCGACCATGACGGAATTTTTCATTATGTTGAATCCTTAATTCAGGAGAACTCTCCTGATGGAGTTTCAAAAACAGATACAGGCGTAGTTCATGAAATTTTCAGGATTTCTGATGAAAAGGTAATCGCAAAAATCATATCAATGTTTGACAAAGTCGATGCCTTATACATCGCAGACGGTCATCACCGCGCAAAATCATCAGTCAATGTCGCACAAAAAAGGCGCGGGGAAAAAAGAAGCACTGACGAGTCAGAAAGATTCATGGCTGTAATCTTCGCAGAAAACAGGGTTAAAATTCACGGATACTCCCGCCTCGTAACAGATATCGGAGAGTATTCACAGGAAGCATTCTTAGAAGCACTTTCCAAAACCTATACAATAAAACCATATGGTGAAATTGACGAGACAGTATTTCGTATTCCGCCTTTAAAAGAGCCAAAAGAGCCGGTGCATGTATTCCACATGTACATGGGCAAAAAATGGTATGAGCTTTCAGCGCCGGTAAAAAATCCAGAAGATGTAATAGCATCTCTTGATGTATCTGTTCTTCAAAAGACCGTTATGGAGGATTTGCTTGGAATAAATGACCCCAGAGGGGATGAGCGTCTTCAGTATCTCGGAGGCTCAAGACCTCTTTCAGACTTAAAAATCCGCGTTGACAGCGGTTCGTTTGCAGTCGCTTTTTCCATGCAACCGGTAAAGGTCGAAACTGTCTTAAAGATTGCAGATATCGGAGAAATTATGCCTCCTAAATCAACATGGTTTGAGCCTAAAGTCCTCTCAGGACTTACAATTCATACTCTGGACTAA
- a CDS encoding DUF7287 family protein: MKTDDSAILSVDFLAGFTIFLVALIFVINMMPGLLIGVHSSGVDYNAVAYRTSVILAEDPGSPVSPSWELFDEAHKDEIQRLGLSVSSDTPNILSTEKIRKFFNIFDSRQTDDFKFSMQDYRDMAIFGDIPYSFNISLKEVSKPALYTGEPVPKSEYGYMKRLVKVKHYSSADLSGGDLNKTGVNLPSVEQPHNYDCGISFTMKYSELFDKTISPAYRIDPKNEPLMFKITDFSQSLNSTDVKYVTLDKVRFVKDGVEISMPYETIDNKTYFFTIDGVQYNMTPSPPVDMSDKSEIEFELMPTLMFSSEITSTLALQFNFSYEFETNSSNYPIEGEILYSYNSPHITDPYLTDAVMEVCIW; the protein is encoded by the coding sequence ATGAAAACAGACGACTCAGCAATACTCTCAGTCGATTTTCTCGCAGGATTTACGATATTTCTGGTTGCCCTTATATTTGTCATAAATATGATGCCGGGTCTCTTAATCGGCGTTCACAGTTCAGGTGTTGACTATAATGCCGTTGCATACAGAACATCGGTCATTTTGGCAGAAGATCCAGGCTCGCCTGTAAGTCCTTCATGGGAACTTTTTGATGAAGCACACAAAGATGAAATCCAAAGGCTTGGCCTCTCTGTATCATCAGATACGCCAAACATACTCTCTACAGAAAAAATAAGAAAATTTTTCAATATTTTTGATTCCAGACAAACTGATGATTTCAAATTTTCAATGCAGGATTACAGGGACATGGCAATTTTTGGCGATATCCCATATTCTTTTAACATCTCATTAAAAGAAGTTTCAAAACCTGCCCTTTATACTGGAGAACCTGTCCCAAAAAGCGAATATGGATATATGAAACGACTGGTAAAAGTCAAGCACTACAGCAGTGCTGATTTATCAGGCGGTGATTTAAACAAAACCGGGGTAAATCTGCCCTCTGTTGAACAACCACATAATTATGACTGTGGAATTTCATTTACAATGAAATACAGTGAACTCTTTGACAAAACCATATCACCGGCATACAGAATCGATCCAAAAAACGAACCCTTAATGTTTAAAATTACTGACTTCAGTCAAAGTCTCAACTCTACAGATGTGAAATATGTAACTCTTGATAAAGTCAGATTCGTAAAAGACGGCGTTGAAATCTCTATGCCATACGAAACAATTGACAATAAAACTTATTTTTTCACAATCGATGGCGTGCAGTACAATATGACACCTTCTCCGCCGGTTGACATGAGTGATAAATCAGAGATCGAATTTGAGCTTATGCCAACTCTTATGTTTTCATCAGAAATTACATCAACGCTTGCACTTCAGTTCAATTTTTCATATGAATTTGAGACAAACTCCAGCAATTATCCTATTGAGGGAGAAATTCTCTACAGCTACAATTCTCCGCATATAACAGATCCTTACCTTACCGACGCTGTAATGGAGGTCTGTATATGGTAA
- a CDS encoding DUF7288 family protein, whose translation MVIKKLSDSGQLFTIEGLTAAIIMLVSAYIVLGSGMILTPGDVHISDMQLKQLGNDALLMMDTKDTYNGVVPLASIIQNASPGMGSVKNQQAESEFKTQFENYLSMNTGSAFLVDSLKFNSTIYYMDGDSLTQIPFAESENEYGEKEGDNPGRSPAIRCGRYVGTEWMSSDTIVRLEVLIWRD comes from the coding sequence ATGGTAATAAAAAAGCTTTCAGACTCAGGACAGCTTTTTACAATCGAAGGTCTGACTGCGGCAATAATTATGCTTGTATCGGCATACATAGTTCTTGGTTCAGGGATGATTCTTACTCCCGGAGATGTCCATATCTCAGACATGCAGTTAAAACAGCTTGGAAATGATGCCCTTTTGATGATGGATACAAAAGACACATATAACGGCGTAGTTCCCCTTGCATCAATTATTCAAAACGCAAGTCCCGGCATGGGTTCTGTTAAAAATCAGCAGGCCGAATCAGAGTTTAAAACACAGTTTGAAAATTATCTTTCCATGAATACAGGATCAGCTTTTTTGGTTGATTCATTAAAATTCAACTCAACAATCTATTATATGGACGGTGATTCTCTGACACAAATACCTTTTGCGGAAAGTGAGAATGAATACGGTGAAAAGGAAGGAGACAATCCGGGAAGGAGTCCTGCAATTCGCTGTGGGAGATATGTTGGTACAGAATGGATGAGCAGTGATACGATTGTAAGACTAGAGGTTTTGATATGGAGAGATTAA
- a CDS encoding DUF7289 family protein: MKKYKSLSDNEESGVSEAIGFIIMFSIVLTGIAMVTLYAYPVLLQSQINSDERTMEQTMISLQNEMKLLTYSNVPYRDIAVRVAGGTLDAKDSTKSTDEFILSYPNAGLSATESKSLKPGEIRFTSKEGTAVYTIENGALLSREKFQPGSSMIARPRWYFDDSTQTLVILLTKISADKDYYLSNIGNIQMSMLNAPQTVDINYVALGHPTQDVTLTYTPDTDNDLSTAWKNYLTGDSFSGNRKFEKTATVNEYKFSGVSRIVIKEYTIKIEDL; this comes from the coding sequence ATGAAAAAATACAAAAGTCTTTCAGATAACGAAGAGTCAGGAGTTTCAGAGGCGATTGGATTTATTATTATGTTTTCAATTGTTCTGACAGGAATTGCAATGGTTACACTTTATGCATATCCGGTTCTTTTACAATCGCAGATAAATTCTGATGAGAGGACGATGGAGCAGACCATGATCTCTTTGCAGAATGAAATGAAGCTCTTAACATACAGCAATGTTCCATACAGGGATATCGCAGTAAGAGTTGCAGGCGGAACTTTGGATGCTAAAGACTCCACAAAATCAACAGATGAATTCATATTGAGTTATCCTAATGCAGGTTTGAGCGCAACTGAAAGCAAATCGCTAAAACCCGGCGAAATCCGTTTCACATCAAAAGAAGGGACAGCAGTATACACAATTGAAAACGGAGCATTATTATCGCGTGAAAAATTTCAGCCAGGTTCTTCAATGATTGCCAGACCCAGATGGTATTTTGATGATTCTACACAAACTCTGGTCATTCTCTTAACAAAAATATCTGCAGACAAAGATTATTATCTCTCAAACATAGGCAATATTCAGATGAGCATGCTTAATGCGCCACAAACTGTTGATATAAACTATGTAGCACTAGGTCATCCTACCCAGGATGTAACACTTACATATACGCCGGACACGGATAATGATCTAAGCACTGCATGGAAAAATTACCTCACGGGAGATTCTTTTTCAGGAAACAGAAAATTTGAAAAGACTGCTACTGTCAACGAATACAAATTTTCCGGTGTTTCAAGGATTGTGATAAAAGAGTACACAATAAAAATTGAAGATCTCTGA
- the eif1A gene encoding translation initiation factor eIF-1A, whose product MEYLADYKKKTGPGNGEDVIVRVRLPNKRNHEQFATADLMLGANHIRVRCIDGITRVGRIKGKIKKRVWIREGDILIVVPWDFQDEKCDIIYRYTKPQVEWLRKNNYL is encoded by the coding sequence TTGGAATATCTGGCAGATTATAAGAAAAAAACCGGACCCGGTAATGGTGAGGACGTAATTGTACGTGTGCGTCTTCCTAATAAGAGAAATCATGAACAGTTTGCAACCGCAGATTTAATGCTTGGTGCAAACCACATCCGGGTAAGGTGCATTGACGGCATAACCCGTGTAGGACGTATTAAAGGGAAAATCAAAAAGCGTGTCTGGATTCGCGAAGGCGACATTTTAATTGTTGTTCCGTGGGATTTCCAGGACGAAAAGTGTGATATCATTTACAGGTACACTAAGCCTCAGGTTGAGTGGCTTAGGAAAAACAATTATCTCTGA
- a CDS encoding DUF5320 domain-containing protein, whose amino-acid sequence MPGYDRTGPQGLGRMTGRKFGPCANENLNKTDTATGTEEGAVAPGIENNPPGEVIYGLGRGGVPRGCGRGFGGGRRGRGNPRRW is encoded by the coding sequence ATGCCAGGATATGATCGTACAGGCCCGCAGGGCCTTGGAAGAATGACCGGACGAAAGTTTGGTCCGTGTGCAAATGAAAATCTGAACAAGACTGATACAGCAACCGGAACAGAAGAGGGTGCTGTAGCACCGGGAATTGAGAACAATCCTCCAGGTGAGGTAATCTATGGCCTCGGCCGTGGCGGAGTTCCGCGCGGATGTGGCCGTGGATTCGGTGGCGGAAGAAGAGGCAGAGGAAATCCCCGCAGATGGTAA
- a CDS encoding DUF134 domain-containing protein: MTDDEMHGAGRCRRGRGRPRMKRQGGFSFEMRSFAPCSGVSDIDPVYLLQEEMEAVRLVDLLDNDQESAAEIMGVSRRTLWRDLHSARKKIADALVNGKIIYISTDDDEKEA, from the coding sequence ATGACTGATGATGAAATGCACGGGGCAGGCAGATGCCGAAGGGGAAGAGGAAGGCCGCGTATGAAAAGACAGGGCGGTTTTTCATTTGAAATGAGAAGTTTTGCCCCATGCAGCGGGGTATCTGATATAGATCCAGTATATCTTTTGCAGGAAGAGATGGAGGCAGTAAGGCTTGTTGATCTTTTAGACAATGACCAGGAGTCTGCCGCAGAAATAATGGGAGTTTCAAGAAGAACTCTTTGGAGAGATCTTCATAGTGCACGAAAAAAAATAGCAGATGCGCTTGTAAATGGTAAAATAATTTATATTTCTACCGATGATGACGAAAAAGAGGCCTGA